One window of the Pyrinomonadaceae bacterium genome contains the following:
- a CDS encoding HAMP domain-containing protein: MRAQIATQNSINSKLLLKTLVAFKKGDFSARLPGDWTGEAGKIADTLNDIIDLSDKMAKELERVSRVVGKEGKIMHRAAVPAAAGSWLRLVDSTNLLIDDMARPTSEMARVIGAVANGDLSERMNLEVDGRPLKGEFLRTTKVVNSMVDQLGSFASEVTRVAREVGTEGKLGGEAKVKGVAGTWKDLTDSVNSMAGNLTAQVRNIAEVTTAVANGDLSKKITVDVKGEILELKNTINTMVDQLNSFASEVTRVAREVGTEGKLGGQADVRGVAGTWKDLTDNVNSMASNLTGQVRNIAEVTTAVANGDLSKKITVDVKGEILELKNTINTMVDQLNSFASEVTRVAREVGTEGKLGGQAQVMGVAGTWKDLTDNVNFMAGNLTGQVRNIAEVTTAVANGDLSKKITVDVKGEILELKDTINTMVDQLNAFASEVTRVAREVGSEGKLGGQADVKGVAGTWKDLTDSVNLMGGNLTGQVRNIAEVTTAVANGDLSKKITVDVKGEILELKDTINTMVDQLNAFASEVTRVAREVGTEGKLGGQADVRGVAGTWKDLTDSVNSMAGNLTAQVRNIADVTTAVAKGDLSKKITVDVKGEILELKDTINTMVDQLSSFASEVTRVAREVGTEGRLGGQAQVMGVAGTWKDLTDNVNFMAGNLTGQVRNIAEVTTAVANGDLSKKITVDVKGEILELKDTINTMVDQLNAFASEVTRVAREVGTEGKLGGQASVPGVAGTWKDLTDNVNSMASNLTGQVRNIADVTTAVANGDLSKKITVDVKGEILELKNTINTMVDQLNSFASEVTRVAREVGTEGKLGGQADVRGVAGTWEDLTDNVNSMASNLTDQVRGIARVVTAVANGDLKRKLTVEAKGEIAELADTINNMTDTLATFADQVSSVAREVGVEGKLGGQANVPGAAGTWRDLTDNVNGLAANLTNQVRAIAEVSTAVTKGDLTRSITVEAQGEVAALKDNINEMILNLKETTQKNTQTDWLKTNLARFTRMLQGQRDMKTVAQMVLSELAPLVDAQQGVFYVNHSDNGDATMKLLGGYAFNKRKNLANEFQAGEGLVGQCMLEKERILVTNVPSSYVQVKSGLGQAAPNNIVVLPVLFEGEVKAVIELSTFHSFNDTHLTFLDQLTESIGIVLNTIEANTRTEDLLLQSQSLAGELQSQQDELKKTNEQLELQAQSLRESEDLLKSQQEELRQTNEELQDKAALLARQKAEVEAKNREVEEARWEMEEKAEQLALTSKYKSEFLANMSHELRTPLNSMLILSRQLAENGEENLSAKQVQFAETIHSSGSDLLSLINDILDLSKIESGMMGIEVSDVSVHDVTDQLERSFHQLAQDKNIDFFIECGDELERTIATDEKRLQQILMNLLSNAFKFTEQGNVVLKVSPAPSDEKYYLETLNRATDIIAFSVSDTGIGIPAEKQRIIFEAFQQADGTTSRKYGGTGLGLSISREIARLLGGEIRVSSMPGEGSTFTLFLPREYVPSRAVAPTAAKRSGRPRKMEAAWTPAETFNTQALLLEDDSPIVDDRIDIEEGDRVVLIVEDDANFATILVDLAHQKGFKCLVAQSGNVALALAHKYSPAAITLDIRLPDRDGWTILDRLKHDPRTRHIPVHIITVEEQRRRALRQGASTLLKKPVTNVDLAQTFDHINDFLARDARELLLVEDDDAQRMSLIELIGNGDVRTTAVATGQEALRRLKEKRFDCMVLDLKLPDMTGFELIEQLQGDPTRANIPIIVYTGKELTRKEEVHLRRVAASVIIKEADSPERLLAETALFLHRVEANLPEPKRRMLEQLKRRDPVLADRKVLIVDDDVRNIFALTSALEAYNMKVVHAENGQKGIDLLKASPGIEAVLMDIMMPEMDGYEAISEIRKMDNFKSLPIIALTAKAMKADRDHCLEVGASDYISKPLDIDQLFSLLRVWLSRKDDDS, encoded by the coding sequence ATGCGAGCTCAAATTGCTACCCAGAACTCTATTAATTCGAAGCTACTACTGAAGACCCTCGTCGCTTTTAAGAAGGGTGACTTTTCGGCGCGCCTGCCCGGTGATTGGACTGGCGAGGCCGGCAAAATTGCGGACACCCTGAACGACATCATCGATTTAAGCGACAAGATGGCCAAAGAGTTGGAACGCGTCAGCCGCGTAGTCGGCAAGGAAGGAAAGATCATGCATCGCGCCGCGGTGCCGGCTGCGGCCGGTTCGTGGTTAAGGCTGGTTGATTCCACAAACCTGCTGATTGACGACATGGCGCGGCCGACCAGCGAAATGGCGCGCGTGATCGGCGCGGTGGCAAACGGCGACCTGTCTGAACGCATGAACCTCGAAGTCGACGGACGACCGCTGAAAGGCGAGTTCCTGCGGACAACGAAAGTCGTTAACTCGATGGTGGACCAGCTCGGTTCGTTCGCTTCCGAAGTGACGCGCGTCGCGCGGGAAGTCGGAACCGAAGGAAAACTTGGGGGCGAAGCGAAGGTCAAAGGCGTCGCCGGTACTTGGAAGGACCTAACCGATAGTGTGAACTCGATGGCGGGCAACCTCACGGCGCAGGTCCGCAACATCGCCGAAGTAACGACTGCCGTCGCTAACGGTGACCTTTCAAAGAAGATCACCGTAGACGTAAAAGGCGAAATCCTGGAACTGAAGAACACCATCAACACGATGGTGGATCAGTTGAACTCGTTCGCGTCCGAAGTAACACGCGTGGCGCGCGAAGTAGGTACGGAAGGAAAACTTGGCGGCCAGGCCGATGTGCGCGGCGTCGCCGGCACCTGGAAGGATCTGACCGACAACGTCAATTCCATGGCCAGCAACCTCACGGGCCAGGTACGAAACATCGCCGAAGTCACGACCGCGGTCGCGAATGGCGACCTGTCCAAGAAGATCACGGTAGACGTCAAAGGCGAAATCCTCGAATTGAAGAACACCATCAACACGATGGTGGACCAATTGAACTCGTTCGCGTCCGAAGTAACGCGTGTCGCGCGCGAAGTTGGAACGGAAGGAAAACTCGGCGGTCAGGCGCAGGTGATGGGAGTGGCCGGAACCTGGAAAGACTTAACCGATAACGTGAACTTCATGGCCGGCAACCTTACCGGCCAGGTTCGTAACATCGCCGAAGTTACCACGGCGGTCGCGAACGGCGACTTGTCCAAGAAGATCACGGTAGACGTAAAGGGCGAGATTCTGGAACTCAAAGACACCATCAACACGATGGTGGACCAACTCAACGCTTTCGCTTCGGAAGTAACCCGCGTGGCGCGCGAAGTAGGTTCGGAGGGCAAACTCGGGGGCCAGGCGGACGTGAAAGGCGTGGCCGGAACCTGGAAAGACCTGACCGACAGCGTGAACCTGATGGGCGGCAACCTCACCGGGCAAGTCCGCAACATCGCTGAAGTGACCACCGCCGTCGCGAATGGCGACCTATCCAAGAAGATCACCGTCGATGTGAAAGGCGAGATTCTGGAACTCAAAGACACCATCAACACGATGGTGGACCAACTCAATGCCTTTGCGTCGGAAGTGACGCGTGTGGCGCGCGAAGTTGGTACGGAAGGAAAACTCGGTGGTCAGGCGGACGTGCGCGGCGTCGCGGGAACCTGGAAAGACCTGACTGACAGCGTGAACTCAATGGCCGGCAACCTGACGGCTCAGGTACGAAACATTGCCGACGTTACCACCGCGGTGGCGAAGGGTGATCTGTCAAAGAAGATCACCGTCGACGTGAAAGGCGAAATACTGGAACTCAAAGACACCATCAACACGATGGTGGATCAGCTGAGCTCATTCGCTTCGGAAGTAACTCGTGTCGCCCGCGAAGTCGGAACGGAAGGAAGACTCGGCGGTCAGGCGCAAGTGATGGGCGTCGCCGGCACCTGGAAGGACCTGACCGACAACGTGAACTTCATGGCCGGCAACCTCACCGGCCAGGTTCGTAACATCGCGGAAGTCACCACCGCGGTGGCAAACGGCGACTTGTCCAAGAAGATCACGGTAGACGTAAAGGGCGAGATTCTTGAACTCAAGGACACTATCAATACGATGGTGGACCAGCTCAATGCCTTTGCGTCGGAAGTGACGCGCGTGGCCCGTGAAGTCGGCACGGAAGGAAAACTGGGCGGCCAGGCATCGGTGCCCGGCGTGGCGGGCACATGGAAAGATCTCACCGACAACGTGAACTCAATGGCCAGCAACCTCACCGGCCAGGTCCGCAATATCGCGGACGTCACGACCGCGGTCGCGAACGGAGACCTCTCGAAGAAGATTACGGTAGACGTCAAAGGTGAAATTCTCGAGTTGAAGAACACCATCAACACCATGGTGGATCAACTCAATTCGTTCGCGTCAGAGGTAACGCGCGTGGCGCGCGAAGTGGGTACTGAAGGCAAACTCGGCGGACAAGCCGACGTGCGCGGGGTCGCCGGCACGTGGGAAGACTTGACCGACAACGTGAACTCGATGGCCAGCAACCTGACTGATCAGGTCCGCGGCATTGCGCGCGTTGTCACGGCGGTCGCCAACGGAGACCTGAAACGAAAGCTGACGGTGGAAGCGAAAGGTGAAATCGCCGAACTCGCCGACACCATTAACAACATGACCGACACGCTCGCGACCTTTGCCGATCAGGTGAGTTCAGTAGCGCGCGAGGTCGGTGTGGAAGGCAAACTCGGCGGCCAGGCAAACGTGCCGGGTGCGGCTGGAACGTGGCGCGACCTGACCGACAACGTCAACGGTCTGGCGGCGAACCTGACGAATCAGGTGCGCGCGATCGCGGAAGTATCAACGGCCGTGACCAAGGGCGACCTGACGCGTTCAATTACGGTGGAAGCGCAGGGCGAAGTCGCAGCGTTGAAAGACAACATCAACGAGATGATTCTCAACCTGAAAGAGACCACGCAGAAGAACACGCAAACCGACTGGTTGAAGACCAATCTCGCCAGGTTCACGCGCATGCTCCAGGGGCAACGCGATATGAAGACGGTGGCGCAGATGGTGCTTTCTGAACTGGCGCCACTGGTCGACGCGCAGCAGGGCGTCTTCTACGTCAATCACAGCGATAACGGCGACGCGACGATGAAGCTGCTGGGCGGATACGCTTTCAACAAACGAAAGAATCTGGCGAATGAGTTTCAGGCGGGCGAGGGGTTGGTGGGCCAGTGCATGTTAGAGAAAGAACGCATCCTGGTCACGAACGTGCCCTCGAGTTACGTCCAGGTAAAGTCCGGTTTGGGCCAGGCGGCGCCTAACAACATTGTCGTTCTGCCAGTGCTGTTTGAAGGCGAAGTAAAGGCCGTGATCGAGCTTTCGACGTTCCACTCGTTCAACGACACTCACCTCACCTTCCTCGATCAACTAACCGAGAGCATCGGAATCGTGCTTAACACGATCGAAGCGAACACTCGAACCGAAGATCTTCTGTTGCAGTCACAGTCGCTGGCCGGCGAACTTCAAAGCCAGCAGGACGAGCTGAAGAAAACCAACGAGCAGCTCGAGCTCCAGGCACAATCGCTCCGCGAGTCTGAAGACTTGCTTAAGAGTCAGCAGGAAGAGCTGCGGCAGACGAACGAAGAGTTGCAGGATAAAGCGGCGCTGCTGGCGCGGCAGAAGGCCGAAGTCGAAGCCAAGAACCGCGAGGTCGAAGAGGCACGCTGGGAGATGGAAGAGAAAGCCGAACAGCTCGCGCTCACCTCGAAATACAAATCAGAATTTCTGGCGAATATGTCGCACGAGCTGCGCACGCCGCTCAACAGCATGCTGATTCTCTCGCGTCAGTTGGCGGAGAATGGCGAAGAGAACCTTTCGGCGAAGCAGGTGCAGTTCGCCGAAACGATTCATTCTTCGGGATCAGATTTGCTGTCGCTGATCAATGACATTCTCGATTTGTCGAAGATCGAATCAGGCATGATGGGCATCGAGGTCTCAGACGTCTCAGTCCATGACGTTACGGATCAACTCGAACGAAGCTTCCATCAACTGGCACAGGATAAGAACATCGACTTCTTCATCGAGTGCGGCGACGAGCTTGAGCGGACTATCGCTACGGATGAGAAGCGTCTGCAGCAAATCCTGATGAACTTGTTGTCGAACGCTTTCAAGTTCACCGAGCAAGGGAACGTGGTGTTGAAAGTCAGTCCGGCGCCGAGCGACGAGAAGTACTATCTTGAAACTTTGAACCGCGCGACCGACATCATTGCCTTCTCGGTCAGTGATACCGGCATCGGCATTCCCGCTGAAAAGCAGCGAATTATTTTTGAGGCCTTTCAGCAGGCCGACGGCACGACCAGCCGCAAATACGGCGGCACCGGGCTGGGCCTTTCGATCAGTCGTGAGATTGCCCGCTTGTTGGGCGGTGAGATTCGCGTTAGCAGCATGCCAGGCGAAGGCAGCACCTTCACGCTGTTCCTGCCGCGGGAATACGTTCCTTCGCGCGCAGTAGCACCCACGGCGGCAAAACGAAGTGGGCGGCCACGGAAAATGGAGGCGGCGTGGACACCGGCCGAAACTTTCAACACGCAGGCTCTTTTACTCGAGGATGATTCGCCAATCGTGGACGATCGCATCGATATTGAGGAAGGCGATCGCGTCGTTTTGATTGTTGAGGACGACGCGAACTTCGCCACCATTCTTGTCGATTTGGCGCACCAGAAGGGTTTCAAGTGCCTGGTGGCACAGTCGGGGAACGTGGCCCTCGCGCTCGCACACAAGTACAGCCCGGCCGCAATCACACTCGATATTCGGCTACCGGATCGAGACGGCTGGACGATTCTTGATCGACTGAAACATGATCCGCGCACGCGACACATTCCGGTCCATATCATCACCGTCGAAGAACAAAGGCGCCGCGCGCTGCGGCAAGGCGCGTCAACCCTTTTGAAGAAGCCTGTGACGAACGTTGACCTCGCACAGACCTTCGATCACATCAATGACTTTCTGGCACGCGATGCCCGCGAATTGTTGCTGGTCGAAGACGACGATGCGCAGCGCATGAGTCTGATCGAGTTGATCGGCAACGGCGACGTGCGCACCACCGCCGTAGCCACGGGTCAGGAAGCGTTGCGGCGACTGAAAGAAAAACGTTTCGACTGCATGGTGCTCGACCTGAAGCTGCCGGACATGACTGGCTTTGAGTTGATCGAGCAACTGCAGGGCGATCCGACGCGCGCGAATATTCCGATCATTGTCTACACAGGCAAAGAGCTGACCCGCAAAGAGGAGGTGCATCTTCGCCGAGTGGCGGCGTCGGTGATCATCAAGGAGGCTGACTCGCCGGAGCGGCTGCTGGCTGAGACCGCGCTTTTCCTGCATCGCGTCGAAGCAAACCTGCCCGAGCCGAAACGCCGCATGCTGGAGCAACTCAAGCGGCGCGATCCCGTGTTGGCCGACCGCAAAGTCCTTATCGTCGATGACGACGTGCGGAACATCTTTGCGCTCACGAGCGCGCTTGAGGCTTACAACATGAAAGTTGTCCACGCCGAGAATGGGCAGAAGGGGATCGACCTGCTCAAGGCCAGTCCCGGTATCGAAGCGGTGCTTATGGACATCATGATGCCTGAAATGGACGGCTACGAAGCAATCAGCGAGATCCGCAAAATGGACAACTTCAAGAGTCTGCCCATCATCGCGCTGACGGCTAAGGCGATGAAAGCCGATCGCGACCACTGTCTCGAGGTGGGCGCGTCGGATTACATTTCGAAGCCGTTGGACATCGATCAATTGTTCTCCCTTTTACGCGTTTGGCTCTCGCGGAAGGACGACGATTCGTGA
- a CDS encoding response regulator, whose translation MSNFKVGERINILMVDDSSTNLLALEAILHSPDRNLIRASSGEDALRYLLSNDVAVVLLDVYMPGIDGLQTAELIRGREKSRDIPIIFLTANTTGHAHLSRGYSLGAVDYIVKPVDPAILRSKVNVFVELFKKAREVKRQAQLLEQQNKEIKNANLERLRMLIDLGHELAAEREPVAVLQKFCRSAQRIIEAEEVTVAMLSDDERTTRHFFRCDGKGNIHETGELPNIIEKALDRVVNERVPVRLDESSDLLFEEDSGAHSVRSFLGAPIISATALRGWFYLLNSRIADEFTEADERLAATFANHVAVAYENASLYAESENHATELRMEMAVRKQAEEERARLLVREQAAREEAEAANRNKDEFLATLSHELRTPLTAILGWSHLIRTKKLNDSELTRALDTIERNARSQSQLIDDLLDVSRIITGKLSIDRGRVDVSKVIETALDAIRPLADAKEIEFTNAAPATDIAILGDPNRLQQIFWNLFSNAVKFTPRGGRVSIKTAIYDSRVSVSVTDTGIGIRPEFAPFIFDRFRQADGSTTREHGGLGLGLAIVRHLVDLHAGEVEVTSEGPNRGSTFTVTIPLALNNVLVESDTKLYETAGNCVFNAHLLDGVKVLVVDDEPDSRDLLMTILTSCGSDVRCSDSAATAMLEFNEWNPDLLVSDIGMPIEDGYSLIRRVRKLTSHHARIPAVALTAYATDEDRSQALLAGFQMHVPKPIEPESFVTSIASVLGRK comes from the coding sequence GTGAGTAACTTCAAAGTGGGCGAACGTATCAACATCCTGATGGTGGACGACAGTTCCACCAATCTGCTGGCGCTGGAGGCTATCCTGCACTCGCCGGATCGAAACTTGATTCGTGCCAGTTCGGGTGAGGATGCGCTGCGTTATTTGCTGAGCAATGATGTGGCGGTGGTGCTGCTCGACGTTTACATGCCGGGGATCGACGGTCTGCAAACGGCCGAGCTGATTCGCGGCCGCGAAAAATCCCGCGACATTCCGATCATCTTTCTGACGGCGAACACGACCGGACACGCGCATCTGAGCCGCGGCTACTCGCTCGGCGCAGTCGATTACATCGTTAAGCCGGTCGACCCGGCGATTCTGCGGTCAAAGGTCAATGTGTTTGTCGAGTTGTTCAAGAAGGCGCGTGAAGTAAAACGCCAGGCACAGCTTCTCGAGCAACAGAACAAAGAGATCAAGAATGCAAACCTCGAACGATTGCGGATGCTCATCGATCTGGGTCATGAACTTGCGGCTGAGCGCGAGCCTGTAGCCGTGCTGCAAAAATTCTGCCGTTCCGCGCAGCGCATCATTGAGGCCGAAGAAGTAACCGTCGCGATGCTTTCCGACGATGAACGGACCACGCGGCACTTTTTCCGGTGCGACGGAAAGGGCAACATTCACGAAACGGGCGAACTTCCAAACATCATTGAGAAGGCGCTCGACCGTGTGGTTAACGAGCGGGTGCCGGTGCGCCTCGACGAGTCGAGCGACTTACTGTTTGAGGAGGACTCGGGTGCACATTCAGTGCGTTCGTTTTTAGGCGCCCCGATAATTTCCGCCACGGCACTTCGCGGGTGGTTTTACCTGCTGAATAGTCGCATTGCCGACGAGTTTACCGAGGCCGACGAGCGTCTGGCCGCGACATTTGCCAACCACGTGGCCGTCGCTTACGAAAACGCGAGCCTCTACGCCGAATCGGAGAATCACGCAACCGAACTCCGCATGGAGATGGCCGTCAGAAAGCAGGCCGAGGAAGAACGCGCGCGGCTTCTGGTGCGCGAACAGGCGGCCCGTGAAGAAGCCGAAGCCGCAAACCGAAACAAGGATGAGTTTCTCGCGACGCTTTCTCACGAGTTGCGCACGCCCCTGACAGCGATTCTGGGTTGGAGCCATTTGATACGCACGAAAAAGTTGAACGACAGCGAGCTCACGCGCGCTCTTGATACGATTGAGCGAAACGCACGCTCGCAATCGCAGTTGATCGACGACCTGCTCGACGTTTCGCGCATCATCACCGGCAAATTAAGCATCGATCGAGGCCGGGTCGATGTTTCGAAAGTGATCGAGACCGCCCTGGATGCCATCCGTCCGCTGGCGGATGCGAAGGAGATCGAGTTTACCAATGCCGCTCCCGCGACGGACATCGCCATCCTCGGCGATCCGAACCGGCTGCAGCAAATCTTTTGGAATTTGTTTAGCAATGCCGTGAAGTTTACGCCGCGGGGCGGACGAGTAAGCATCAAGACGGCCATTTACGATTCGCGCGTGAGCGTTTCCGTTACCGACACCGGCATCGGAATCAGACCCGAATTTGCCCCATTTATTTTCGATCGATTTCGGCAGGCGGACGGCTCAACCACGCGCGAACACGGCGGACTCGGCCTGGGACTGGCTATCGTGCGCCACCTCGTTGACCTTCACGCTGGCGAAGTTGAAGTCACCAGCGAGGGCCCCAATCGCGGATCAACTTTTACCGTGACGATTCCGCTGGCCCTCAATAACGTTCTCGTCGAGAGCGACACCAAGCTTTACGAAACTGCCGGCAATTGTGTTTTCAATGCCCACCTGTTGGACGGCGTAAAAGTTCTGGTGGTAGACGATGAACCCGACTCGCGCGACTTGTTGATGACGATTCTGACGAGCTGCGGAAGCGATGTGCGCTGCAGCGATTCAGCGGCAACGGCGATGCTGGAATTCAACGAGTGGAATCCGGATTTGCTCGTCAGCGACATCGGGATGCCTATCGAAGATGGCTACAGTCTAATTCGAAGGGTCCGGAAGCTAACGTCGCATCACGCGCGCATTCCCGCCGTCGCCTTAACCGCGTATGCGACAGATGAAGATCGCTCGCAAGCTCTTTTGGCCGGGTTCCAGATGCATGTCCCCAAGCCGATTGAGCCGGAAAGCTTTGTCACCTCAATCGCCTCAGTACTTGGACGAAAGTGA
- a CDS encoding GNAT family N-acetyltransferase: MVDRSYDPSAHADGTGLKATTEVTRTYLEMRDPSELLAAKLEDPLISIELQQDCPIELFRWLYVEVGRNYHWIDRLPWTDDDIRAHLAQSEISVWVMTYDKERAGYFELRKCEDGSTEVAYFGLLPQFLGRGLGKHLLTSATQQAWADGANRVWLHTCTLDDPAALPNYLKRGFRPFKTEKYEVESVSSER; encoded by the coding sequence ATGGTAGATCGATCGTATGACCCATCCGCTCACGCGGATGGTACTGGCCTCAAGGCCACCACCGAAGTTACGCGCACGTACCTCGAGATGCGCGATCCGTCTGAACTGCTAGCGGCAAAGCTCGAAGATCCGTTAATCAGCATCGAGCTGCAGCAGGACTGTCCCATCGAGTTGTTTCGCTGGCTTTACGTGGAAGTCGGCCGAAACTATCACTGGATTGATCGTCTGCCGTGGACCGACGACGATATTCGCGCGCACCTGGCGCAATCCGAGATTTCCGTATGGGTGATGACTTACGACAAAGAGCGGGCGGGATATTTTGAACTGAGAAAATGTGAAGACGGCTCAACTGAGGTGGCTTACTTTGGATTGCTTCCGCAATTCCTCGGTCGCGGACTCGGCAAGCATCTGTTGACGTCGGCGACGCAACAGGCCTGGGCGGACGGCGCGAACCGAGTGTGGCTGCACACCTGCACGCTGGATGATCCCGCCGCGTTACCTAATTATTTGAAACGCGGGTTTCGGCCGTTCAAAACTGAGAAGTACGAAGTGGAATCAGTGAGCAGTGAGCGGTGA
- the xerD gene encoding site-specific tyrosine recombinase XerD, with the protein MAENSVTRDLGREFLTYIQVEKGLSRNTLQNYARDISRLKTWADTKRKRIEQLERKDLREWIASMSREGLAPSSIARAVSAARGFFRFLMLDRHVQRDPTEDIHTPQRSSHLPKFLTEEEMERLLRAPDIKIDVGVRDRAMLEVMYAAGLRVSEMCGLRVADVDLDGAIVTCHGKGSKQRRIPIGKSAVHWLQRYIAVRDRLGSNNPILFLNRGRALTRQLAWSIIKTHAATAEVPDISPHTLRHSFGTHLMQHGADSRSVQALLGHSDISTTEIYTHITDLHMRKAYDRFHPRARAAGGTKTK; encoded by the coding sequence ATGGCGGAGAACTCTGTCACGCGCGATCTCGGGCGCGAATTTCTTACCTATATCCAGGTCGAGAAAGGTCTCTCACGCAACACTCTCCAGAATTATGCCCGCGACATTAGCCGGCTGAAGACCTGGGCTGACACCAAACGAAAGCGAATTGAACAGCTCGAACGGAAAGATCTGCGCGAGTGGATTGCGTCAATGTCGCGGGAAGGCCTGGCGCCGTCGTCGATCGCCCGTGCGGTCAGCGCGGCCCGCGGCTTCTTTCGTTTCCTGATGCTGGATCGGCACGTGCAACGCGATCCCACAGAAGACATTCACACCCCGCAACGCAGCTCACACCTGCCGAAGTTCCTGACTGAAGAAGAGATGGAGCGTTTGCTGCGCGCGCCCGACATCAAAATCGACGTGGGCGTGCGCGATCGAGCGATGCTCGAGGTGATGTACGCAGCCGGCTTGCGCGTTTCGGAAATGTGCGGACTGCGCGTCGCGGATGTCGATTTGGATGGCGCGATCGTCACGTGTCACGGGAAGGGAAGCAAACAGCGCCGCATCCCGATTGGCAAAAGCGCCGTGCATTGGCTACAGCGATACATCGCTGTACGCGATCGCTTGGGCAGCAACAATCCGATTTTGTTTCTGAATCGCGGCCGCGCACTGACGCGCCAATTAGCATGGAGCATCATCAAGACCCACGCGGCGACAGCAGAGGTGCCCGACATCTCGCCGCACACTCTGCGGCACAGCTTTGGGACGCACCTGATGCAGCACGGCGCGGACTCGCGGTCAGTGCAGGCATTGCTCGGCCATAGCGATATTTCAACGACTGAGATCTACACCCATATCACCGACTTGCACATGCGCAAGGCGTACGATCGGTTCCATCCGCGGGCGCGTGCTGCGGGTGGAACCAAGACTAAGTGA